The bacterium genome includes the window ACGTCGGTTTGCGCTATGATTATATCGATCCCAACCGCGATTTCGTCGTGGACATCAAATCCCCGGACGGGAAGATCGGCAAGGTCAAGCCGCGCCAGTACATCAGCCCGCGCTTCGGCATCAGCTATCCGATCTCTGATGCCGCGGCCTTTCGCTTCGGCTACGGTCATTACTACCAATATCCCGATTTCTACAAGGCCTTCCAGGGAAGCAACCGCGAGTATTCGATGTACCCGGCCCCCAATGTCAATTCGGTTCAGGGCGCCATCGCCAAGGGGGATATCCAGGAAGAGAAAACCATCAATTACGAATTCGGCGTTCAGATGCAGCTGGCCCCCAAGCTTTCCGCCGACATCACTGGATTTTACCGCAAGACCTCGAACCTCATCGGTATTGTCATCGCCGAGGGGTATCTGACTTCCGGCGATATTGTCAAGGCCCAAAAGTATCCGATCTTCGACAACATCAACTTCGCCACCGTCAAGGGTGTCGAACTCTCCTTGACCAAGCGGATGAGCGACAATTTTACCGGCTTCCTCAATTATACCTATTCGCGCGCTCTGGTGAGCAGTTCGCTGGTTTTTTCGCAGGCTCAGGATCTGGCCCGCACCTTCCCGGCGGACTGGGACCAGTCCCATGTCCTCTCCTTCGGAGTGACCATGGAATTCCCCGCCCGCTGGGGCTATTCGCTCATGGGCGGTCTGAGCAGCGGTTTTCCCTACACCTTCAACGTCCTCATGCCCAACGCCGAGCGCTCCCCCACCCAGAGCTCGCTGGACGCCATGCTTTTCAAGGAGGTAACCCTGGCCAAGGTCACGGCCCGGTTGTACGGCCAGGTCAACAATCTGCTCAACCACAAAAATGTCTGGTGGGTCTATGCCGATTCCGGCCAGCCTGGCGTCGATACCAACGAGACCACGTCTGATGATTATACCAATAACCCTGCCATGTGGGGCCCGGGCCGACGCTACCAGATTGGCCTGAACTTTAATCTTGAATGATCCAAGGAGAGGATGCATGAAAAGATCCATCCTGAATCTGATTTTGCCGCTCTGGACGGCCGCCACCATCCTTTCCGGATCCGTGCTCGCCCAGGGTGTCAGCTACAAGGGGACCTCAGCGGCCAACTTTCTCAAGGTCGCCATGGGCGCTGCCTTCGTGGGGAGCGCCGAATCGGACCTGACCCTGGCCAAGGATGCCTCCAGCCTCTGGTTCAACCCCGGAACCATCAGTCGCATCCCCAAATCGAGTGCGGTCTTTTCCCATTCCAGCTGGCTGGTGCAAACCAATTTCACCAACGTGGCGGTCACCCTGCCGTTCGGCGGTTTCACGGCCGGCGTGGACCTCACCTACTTCGGTTCCGGTGACATCGAGGAGACCACCCTGCTCAAGCAGGATGGCACCGGACGCGTTGTCAGCGCCAGCGACCTCGCACTCGGCGCCGCTCTGGCGCGTAACCTGACCGATCGTTTCTCGGTCGGATGCAAACTGAAATATATCCGCGAGCAATTGGCTCAGGTCACCGCGGGCGCTTTCGCCTTCGACATCGGCAGCGTCTTCGAGACCTCCTTCTTCAACAACATGAAGATCGGCATCGCCCTCACCAACTTCGGCGGGGCCCTGCAGTTCAGCGGCAACGACCTGCTCGTGACCCATGTGGTCTCGGGCAGCCCGACCAACAAGCAAATCCCCGCCGTGCTCGAGACCAAGGAATGGGACATGCCGATGACCTTCCGGCTCGGGGTCGCCACCGATATCATCAATCGCGGCGATGTGGTCTGGTCGGGCAGCTATGCCATCAACGACGCCCGCGATTTCGGAACCCGGCACAACCTCGGCACCACCCTGACCCTGAAAAAGATGCTCGCTCTGCGCGCCGGGTACCGCCTCAATTACGACGAGGCCACCCTGTCGGCCGGTGCCGGGCTGCTGGTGCCGGCCAGTTTCCTCGGGCAGGTCTATTTTGACTATGCCTACACCGATTTCGGCCAGTTCTCCAATATCCATCAATTTTCCGTGGCCGTAAATTTCTAACTCCGTCAAATGAGAGCCATCATGAAAAGAAATCACATCCGGGTGCTTCTCCCCCTGGCGGTCCTCGCCCTGCTGCAAACGGGCTGCCCCAACCGCGAACCCGTGACCCCCATCGAGATCACCCGCCCCAAAGCGAAGGCGATCATCCCCGCGGCCGGCTCTCTGGCCGTGCCGCAGAATACCGCCATCCAGTTCCAGTTCACCGAGCCCATGAACCTGGCCTCCTTCACCGGCCGGGTGGTGCTGAAGAGCCTAACCGGCGCGCCTCTTCCCGGCACGTGCACTCAGGTGGATTCGACGGTCTTTTTCCAGCCCGATGCCCCGCTGGACAAGGCCACGATCTACACGGTTGAGCTGCGCGGCGGTATCCGCGACGCGCATATGAACACCATCGAGGTCGATGCCGGCGGCGCTTTTGCCGATAGCATCATCGTCGCCTCGAGCTGGTTTTTCTCGGCCGGCGACTATTCCATCGGCGGTTTCAACCCGCTCTATCTGCGCGACCGCAAGGAGGGCTCATTGCGCCGCTTCACTCGGCTGGACAGCCTGACTGGAAGTCTCAGCGGATTCTCGGCCCCCGAGGACGCCGTGGTCACCCCGGACGGCCGCTATGTCGCGGTGGCCAACACCGGCAAGAACGAGGTGGGGTTCGTTCACTCCTCCACCCTCACTCTCGAGAAGACCGTCGCGGTGGCTGCCAATCCCTCGCAGGTTGAAGTCTCTGGCAATTATCTCTATGTCGTCAGTGTCAACGGCAAAGCGATCTCGAAAATCAACCTGCAAACCCTGGCACTCGATGCCAAATACATCACCACCTTTTATCCTGGCAAGCTGGCGGTTTCCACGGATGGCGCTGTCCTCTTCACGCTGGATCAAAGCAAGCGCGACCTGGTACTCATCAATGCCGGTAACGGCACCACCATAAAGACGCTGCCCGCTGTCGTCGAGAAGCTGATCCTGGGAGAGCTTCGCACGGATCCCTACAGCGGCGGCCTCTATATTTGTGACGCCAAAGGCCTCAGGGTCAAACGGACCGATGCCGGCGGCGCCGCTCCGCAGACACTCTACACCTTTTCCTCTGGAAGCGAACCCGTGGATATCGCCTTCAGCGCCGCGCACCATTTCGTCAGCGCCGGCAAGTCGCTCTACAAATTCGACGCCGCAACCGGAGCGCTCCTCGCGTCACGGGCTTTCCCGA containing:
- a CDS encoding PorV/PorQ family protein; the protein is MKRSILNLILPLWTAATILSGSVLAQGVSYKGTSAANFLKVAMGAAFVGSAESDLTLAKDASSLWFNPGTISRIPKSSAVFSHSSWLVQTNFTNVAVTLPFGGFTAGVDLTYFGSGDIEETTLLKQDGTGRVVSASDLALGAALARNLTDRFSVGCKLKYIREQLAQVTAGAFAFDIGSVFETSFFNNMKIGIALTNFGGALQFSGNDLLVTHVVSGSPTNKQIPAVLETKEWDMPMTFRLGVATDIINRGDVVWSGSYAINDARDFGTRHNLGTTLTLKKMLALRAGYRLNYDEATLSAGAGLLVPASFLGQVYFDYAYTDFGQFSNIHQFSVAVNF
- a CDS encoding Ig-like domain-containing protein codes for the protein MKRNHIRVLLPLAVLALLQTGCPNREPVTPIEITRPKAKAIIPAAGSLAVPQNTAIQFQFTEPMNLASFTGRVVLKSLTGAPLPGTCTQVDSTVFFQPDAPLDKATIYTVELRGGIRDAHMNTIEVDAGGAFADSIIVASSWFFSAGDYSIGGFNPLYLRDRKEGSLRRFTRLDSLTGSLSGFSAPEDAVVTPDGRYVAVANTGKNEVGFVHSSTLTLEKTVAVAANPSQVEVSGNYLYVVSVNGKAISKINLQTLALDAKYITTFYPGKLAVSTDGAVLFTLDQSKRDLVLINAGNGTTIKTLPAVVEKLILGELRTDPYSGGLYICDAKGLRVKRTDAGGAAPQTLYTFSSGSEPVDIAFSAAHHFVSAGKSLYKFDAATGALLASRAFPTACKSVTAAPTGDVIFVTLATSVAILDVQSLSLLSEVTLASSGIESIIVNPIKFTL